A window of the Motilibacter rhizosphaerae genome harbors these coding sequences:
- a CDS encoding NPCBM/NEW2 domain-containing protein, with amino-acid sequence MNRSLRSLTAVAGLALAAASGATLVQPSASAAAVTPHQARPADGFVDSIGVVTHLTYLNTAYGNHDLVVQRLQQLGVRHIRDGWGTGSPYADTLVRGRLHDLGIGITFVVDPRTGTTPAAAASMLGSRLMPAVDAVEPLNEWDTQGDGWASYARNWTIQLSQAVRGNSALRGVPVLAPSMADTNEPTRYQAVGNLGSYVDYGTTHDYPGYQYQMTDEIMRTAKQNSGVIAPGKPLVATETGFSSSSHGSPYTVLPAAQVPNALDRLFLEHYANGYARTFAYELMDQFPNDLYESNYGLVRNDGTPKPQFTALQSMISLLSDKGAAFTPGSLGYDLAGTGPQTRQLLLQKRDGSYWLAVWEQQKEFDGKNVLTSPKRQVTLSLGGAAGVTVYRPTLGTAAQSSSSGTSTVSFESSTEPTLLRIGGGSTPTTSTPTTSTPTTSTPPVSTPAATTPAASTPTPTPTATVQRTWVSDATSWKAVSNGWGPVERDRSVGEAGAQDGRQITVGGSAYSMGLGVHAPSEITVPTGGAKTFTTVVGVDDEVGAHGSVRFQLFNGSTLLADSGLVRGTDGGKVLTASLAGVSTLRLVVSTGGDSKDYDHADWAGAQLLK; translated from the coding sequence GTGAACCGCTCCCTCCGCTCGCTGACGGCCGTCGCCGGCCTCGCCCTCGCAGCCGCCTCCGGCGCGACCCTCGTCCAGCCCAGCGCGTCCGCGGCCGCCGTGACCCCGCACCAGGCGCGTCCTGCCGACGGGTTCGTCGACTCCATCGGCGTCGTGACCCACCTGACCTACCTCAACACGGCGTACGGCAACCACGACCTCGTCGTGCAGCGCCTGCAGCAGCTGGGAGTCCGGCACATCCGTGACGGCTGGGGCACGGGCTCGCCCTACGCCGACACCCTGGTGCGCGGTCGGCTGCACGACCTCGGCATCGGCATCACGTTCGTCGTCGACCCGCGCACGGGCACCACACCCGCTGCTGCTGCGTCGATGCTGGGCTCCCGGCTGATGCCCGCGGTCGACGCGGTGGAGCCGCTCAACGAGTGGGACACGCAGGGCGACGGCTGGGCGTCGTACGCGCGGAACTGGACGATCCAGCTCTCCCAGGCGGTGCGCGGGAACTCCGCCCTCAGGGGCGTTCCCGTGCTGGCCCCCTCGATGGCCGACACCAACGAACCCACGCGCTACCAGGCGGTCGGCAACCTCGGGTCGTACGTCGACTACGGGACGACGCACGACTACCCGGGCTACCAGTACCAGATGACCGACGAGATCATGCGCACTGCCAAGCAGAACTCCGGGGTCATCGCTCCCGGGAAGCCCCTCGTCGCCACGGAGACGGGGTTCTCGAGCAGCTCGCACGGCTCGCCCTACACCGTGCTGCCGGCGGCGCAGGTCCCGAACGCCCTCGACCGGTTGTTCCTCGAGCACTACGCCAACGGCTACGCGCGGACGTTCGCCTACGAGCTGATGGACCAGTTCCCCAACGACCTGTACGAGTCCAACTACGGCCTCGTGCGCAACGACGGGACCCCCAAGCCGCAGTTCACCGCGCTGCAGAGCATGATCTCGCTGCTCTCCGACAAGGGGGCGGCGTTCACGCCCGGCTCGCTGGGCTACGACCTCGCGGGGACGGGGCCGCAGACCCGCCAGCTGCTGCTGCAGAAGCGCGACGGCTCGTACTGGCTCGCGGTGTGGGAGCAGCAGAAGGAGTTCGACGGCAAGAACGTCCTCACCTCGCCGAAGCGCCAGGTCACCTTGTCCCTCGGTGGCGCTGCGGGCGTGACGGTCTACCGGCCCACGCTCGGGACCGCGGCGCAGTCGTCCTCGTCCGGCACGTCGACCGTCTCGTTCGAGTCCTCGACCGAGCCGACCCTCCTGCGCATCGGCGGCGGCTCGACCCCCACCACCTCGACCCCGACCACCTCGACTCCCACCACGTCGACGCCGCCGGTGTCCACGCCGGCCGCGACGACCCCGGCCGCCTCGACCCCCACGCCCACTCCCACCGCGACCGTGCAGCGCACCTGGGTCTCGGACGCCACCTCGTGGAAGGCCGTGAGCAACGGGTGGGGTCCGGTCGAGCGCGACCGCAGCGTCGGTGAGGCGGGCGCGCAGGACGGGCGCCAGATCACGGTCGGGGGCTCGGCGTACAGCATGGGCCTCGGCGTGCACGCGCCCTCGGAGATCACCGTCCCGACGGGCGGGGCGAAGACCTTCACCACCGTCGTCGGCGTCGACGACGAGGTGGGCGCCCACGGCAGCGTCCGCTTCCAGCTGTTCAACGGCAGCACGCTGCTCGCCGACTCCGGCCTGGTCCGCGGCACCGACGGCGGCAAGGTGCTGACCGCCTCGCTGGCGGGCGTCAGCACGCTGCGCCTCGTCGTCAGCACCGGCGGCGACAGCAAGGACTACGACCACGCCGACTGGGCGGGCGCGCAGCTGCTCAAGTAG
- a CDS encoding heat shock protein transcriptional repressor HspR, which yields MSGAGLGGTGAPFDADAAVYVISVAAELSGLHPQTLRQYDRLGLVSPGRATGRGRRYSARDIAALREVQRLTADGVNLAGVKRILELELQVDALRARVAELQAELDASRASTDSRVRQAASEAVRAVRRDLVPFDRSATALVVWRPPGR from the coding sequence GTGAGCGGGGCGGGGCTGGGCGGGACGGGTGCGCCCTTCGACGCCGATGCCGCGGTCTACGTCATCTCCGTGGCGGCCGAGCTGTCCGGGCTGCACCCGCAGACCCTGCGGCAGTACGACCGGCTCGGCCTGGTCTCCCCGGGCCGGGCCACGGGTCGCGGCCGTCGCTACAGCGCGCGCGACATCGCCGCGCTGCGCGAGGTGCAGCGGCTGACGGCCGACGGCGTCAACCTGGCGGGGGTGAAGCGGATCCTCGAGCTCGAGCTGCAGGTCGACGCGCTGCGCGCGCGGGTGGCCGAGCTGCAGGCCGAGCTCGACGCGAGCCGGGCCAGCACGGACTCGCGGGTGCGCCAGGCCGCGTCGGAGGCGGTCCGGGCGGTGCGCCGCGACCTCGTCCCCTTCGACCGCAGCGCCACGGCCCTCGTCGTGTGGCGACCGCCGGGCCGCTGA